One region of Rattus norvegicus strain BN/NHsdMcwi chromosome 13, GRCr8, whole genome shotgun sequence genomic DNA includes:
- the Bpnt1 gene encoding 3'(2'),5'-bisphosphate nucleotidase 1 isoform X1 — MASSHNVLMRLVASAYSIAQKAGTIVRCVIAEGDLGIVQKTSATDLQTKADRMVQMSICSSLSRKFPKLTIIGEEDLPPGEVDQELIEDGQSEEILKQPCPSQYSAIKEEDLVVWVDPVDGTKEYTEGLLDNVTVLIGIAYEGKAIAGIINQPYYNYQNNEKEKLREHRNEAKAGPDAVLGRTIWGVLGLGAFGFQLKEAPAGKHIITTTRSHSNKLVTDCIAAMNPDNVLRVGGAGNKIIQLIEGKASAYVFASPGCKKWDTCAPEVILHAVGGKLTDIHGNPLQYDKEVKHMNSAGVLAALRNYEYYASRVPESVKSALIP, encoded by the exons ATGGCTTCCAGCCACAATGTGTTGATGCGGCTGGTAGCCTCCGCATACTCTATCGctcagaaggcaggaaccatcgTCAGGTGTGTCATCGCTGAAGGAGACCTGGGCATCGTGCAGAAG ACCTCAGCCACTGACCTGCAGACCAAAGCAGACCGCATGGTACAGATGAGCATATGCTCTTCCCTGTCCCGGAAATTCCCGAAGCTGACGATCATCGGGGAAGAG GACCTGCCTCCTGGAGAAGTGGATCAAGAACTGATTGAAGACGGGCAGTCGGAGGAGATCCTGAAGCAGCCGTGCCCATCGCAGTACAGTGCAATCAAGGAGGAAGAC CTTGTGGTTTGGGTTGACCCCGTAGATGGTACCAAGGAATACACTGAAG GTCTTCTTGACAATGTAACAGTGCTCATTGGGATTGCttatgaaggaaaggccatcgcAGGCATCATCAACCAGCCATATTACAACTACCAG AACAATGAAAAGGAGAAGCTCAGGGAGCACAGGAATGAAGCAAAG GCAGGACCGGACGCCGTGCTGGGCAGGACCATCTGGGGAGTCCTGGGTTTGGGTGCCTTTGGGTTTCAGCTGAAAGAAGCCCCTGCTGGGAAgcacatcatcaccaccaccagatCCCATAGCAACAAGCTGGTCACAGACTGCATTGCAGCCATGAACCCTGACAACGTGCTGCGAGTGGGAGGAGCAGGAAACAAG ATTATCCAGCTGATTGAAGGCAAAGCCTCTGCTTATGTATTTGCAAGTCCTGGATGTAAGAAATGGGATACTTGTGCCCCAGAAGTTATCTTACATGCTGTAGGAG GGAAGTTGACAGACATCCACGGGAATCCCCTGCAGTACGACAAGGAGGTGAAACACATGAACTCTGCTGGAGTTCTGGCTGCACTGCGGAATTATGAGTACTATGCAAGCCGCGTACCAGAGTCTGTCAAAAGTGCACTCATTCCCTGA
- the Bpnt1 gene encoding 3'(2'),5'-bisphosphate nucleotidase 1 isoform X2 → MASSHNVLMRLVASAYSIAQKAGTIVRCVIAEGDLGIVQKTSATDLQTKADRMVQMSICSSLSRKFPKLTIIGEEDLPPGEVDQELIEDGQSEEILKQPCPSQYSAIKEEDLVVWVDPVDGTKEYTEGLLDNVTVLIGIAYEGKAIAGIINQPYYNYQAGPDAVLGRTIWGVLGLGAFGFQLKEAPAGKHIITTTRSHSNKLVTDCIAAMNPDNVLRVGGAGNKIIQLIEGKASAYVFASPGCKKWDTCAPEVILHAVGGKLTDIHGNPLQYDKEVKHMNSAGVLAALRNYEYYASRVPESVKSALIP, encoded by the exons ATGGCTTCCAGCCACAATGTGTTGATGCGGCTGGTAGCCTCCGCATACTCTATCGctcagaaggcaggaaccatcgTCAGGTGTGTCATCGCTGAAGGAGACCTGGGCATCGTGCAGAAG ACCTCAGCCACTGACCTGCAGACCAAAGCAGACCGCATGGTACAGATGAGCATATGCTCTTCCCTGTCCCGGAAATTCCCGAAGCTGACGATCATCGGGGAAGAG GACCTGCCTCCTGGAGAAGTGGATCAAGAACTGATTGAAGACGGGCAGTCGGAGGAGATCCTGAAGCAGCCGTGCCCATCGCAGTACAGTGCAATCAAGGAGGAAGAC CTTGTGGTTTGGGTTGACCCCGTAGATGGTACCAAGGAATACACTGAAG GTCTTCTTGACAATGTAACAGTGCTCATTGGGATTGCttatgaaggaaaggccatcgcAGGCATCATCAACCAGCCATATTACAACTACCAG GCAGGACCGGACGCCGTGCTGGGCAGGACCATCTGGGGAGTCCTGGGTTTGGGTGCCTTTGGGTTTCAGCTGAAAGAAGCCCCTGCTGGGAAgcacatcatcaccaccaccagatCCCATAGCAACAAGCTGGTCACAGACTGCATTGCAGCCATGAACCCTGACAACGTGCTGCGAGTGGGAGGAGCAGGAAACAAG ATTATCCAGCTGATTGAAGGCAAAGCCTCTGCTTATGTATTTGCAAGTCCTGGATGTAAGAAATGGGATACTTGTGCCCCAGAAGTTATCTTACATGCTGTAGGAG GGAAGTTGACAGACATCCACGGGAATCCCCTGCAGTACGACAAGGAGGTGAAACACATGAACTCTGCTGGAGTTCTGGCTGCACTGCGGAATTATGAGTACTATGCAAGCCGCGTACCAGAGTCTGTCAAAAGTGCACTCATTCCCTGA